In the genome of Globicephala melas chromosome 3, mGloMel1.2, whole genome shotgun sequence, one region contains:
- the ARID3A gene encoding AT-rich interactive domain-containing protein 3A — translation MKLQAVMETLLQRQQRARQELEARQPPPPPPEPAAGPPARARAAPDEDREPESARMQRAQMAALAAMRAAAAGLGHAPSPGSSEDGPPGSEDEDVAPEGAPGSPPAPGRGREAAGLPEGDGHFEGSDDDLKPKWEEEEEELEEDLGDEDEDEDEDYEDEGGLGPPGSAGPGPASLFPRKAQPLQAYRGDGGPRALGGQERPGAGPALPGGAAHAVPQLQPPDHGDWTYEEQFKQLYELDGDPKRKEFLDDLFSFMQKRGTPVNRIPIMAKQVLDLFMLYVLVTEKGGLVEVINKKLWREITKGLNLPTSITSAAFTLRTQYMKYLYPYECEKRGLSNPNELQAAIDSNRREGRRQSFGGSLFAYSPGGAHSMLSSPKLPVSSLGLAASTNGSSITPAPKIKKEEDSAIPITVPGRLPVSLAGHPVVAAQAVAAQAAVAAQAAALEQLREKLESGEPPEKKMALVAEEQQRLMQRALQQNFLAMTAQLPMSIRINSQGSESRQDSAANLTNTNGSNSISMSVEINGIMYTGVLFAQPPAPTPPSAPSKGGGGSSRGANSGTSSSAGSQAGPAGLSAPPASSTSNNSLP, via the exons ATGAAGCTGCAGGCCGTGATGGAGACGCTCCTGCAGCGGCAGCAGCGGGCACGCCAGGAGCTGGAGGCCCggcagccgccgccgccacccCCCGAGCCCGCGGCCGGGCCCCCGGCCCGTGCCAGGGCCGCCCCGGACGAGGACAGGGAGCCTGAGAGCGCCCGGATGCAGCGGGCGCAGATGGCCGCGCTGGCTGCCATgcgagccgccgccgccggcctCGGCCACGCGCCCAGCCCAGGCAGCTCCGAGGATGGGCCCCCCGGCTCAGAGGACGAGGACGTGGCCCCAGAGGGGGCACCAGGCTCTCCCCCCGCACCCGGCCGAGGCAGGGAGGCGGCCGGCCTCCCCGAAGGTGACGGCCACTTCGAGGGCTCCGACGATGACCT GAAGCCgaagtgggaggaggaagaggaggagctggaggaggatCTGGgagacgaggacgaggacgaggacgaggactaCGAGGACGAGGGGGGGCTCGGGCCCCCCGGCTCCGCCGGCCCGGGCCCCGCATCCTTGTTTCCCCGCAAGGCCCAGCCGCTGCAGGCATACCGCGGCGATGGCGGGCCCCGGGCTCTGGGCGGCCAGGAGCGCCCGGGGGCTGGCCCGGCCCTCCCCGGAGGGGCTGCCCACGCAGTGCCACAGCTGCAGCCGCCGGACCACGGGGACTGGACGTACGAGGAGCAGTTCAAGCAG CTCTACGAACTGGACGGGGACCCCAAGAGGAAGGAGTTCCTGGATGACTTGTTCAGCTTCATGCAGAAGCGAG GGACGCCCGTGAACCGCATCCCCATCATGGCCAAACAGGTGCTCGACCTGTTCATGCTGTACGTGCTGGTGACGGAGAAGGGCGGCCTGGTGGAGGTCATCAACAAGAAGCTGTGGCGGGAGATCACCAAGGGCCTCAACCTGCCCACGTCCATCACCAGTGCCGCCTTCACGCTGCGCACCCA GTACATGAAGTACCTGTACCCCTACGAGTGTGAGAAGCGTGGCCTCAGCAACCCCAATGAGCTCCAGGCCGCCATCGACAGCAACCGGAGGGAGGGCCGGCGCCAGAGCTTTGGGGGCTCCCTCTTCGCCTACTCACCGGGCGGGGCCCACAGCATGCTCTCCTCGCCCAAGCTCCCTGTGTCCTCCCTGGGCCTGGCCGCCAGCACCAACGGCAGCTCCATCACCCCAGCCCCCAAGATCAAGAAAG AGGAGGACTCGGCCATCCCCATCACGGTCCCCGGCCGCCTGCCAGTCTCCCTGGCAGGTCACCCCGTGGTGGCAGCCCAGGCAGTAGCGGCCCAGGCAGCCGTGGCGGCCCAGGCAGCCGCCCTGGAGCAGCTCCGGGAGAAGCTGGAGTCTGGGGAGCCTCCTGAGAAGAAGATGGCCCTGGTGGCAGAGGAACAGCAGCGGCTCATGCAGAGAGCGCTACAGCAGAACTTTCTGGCCATGACGGCCCAGCTGCCTATGAGCATCCGGATCAACAGCCAAG GCTCTGAGAGCCGCCAGGACTCAGCTGCGAACCTGACCAACACCAATGGCAGCAACAGTATTAGCATGTCAGTAGAGATTAATGGAATCATGTACACAG GAGTGCTGTTCGCCCAGCCGCcggcccccacgccaccctcagctcccagcaaAGGCGGAGGTGGCAGCAGCCGGGGAGCAAACAGCGGGACCAGCAGCAGCGCAGGCAGCCAGGCGGGGCCAGCAGGGTTGTCTGCACCCCCCGCATCTTCTACCTCAAATAACTCATTGCCTTAA